Within Kineothrix sp. MB12-C1, the genomic segment ACCAGTAAATAGACCTGTTCACAGTATTCTTCCAAAATCTCTACAATATCCACATTCTCTTCATTATTCTCGATGGTTTCTCCAATTGTAATGGCCGTCTGTTGGCAAGCTGTCAGGATTGGAAGTATTTGTTCATCTTCGGTCAGATTTTCGAGTAATATATGCAATTGTTTCATATCATTTAACAATACAACAAATTGGTCCTTAACAGATACACGCATAAATTACTCTCTTTCTATCTAAAAATTTCAATTATTAATCCAAAAGACTTTCAATCACTTTGTCTATTAATACAATATTTACGTCATTATACTGTTCTAGCATCCTTAAAAGATCATATTGATCTTTCTCTTTTACCGCTAAGATTATAAGTGAATTCTTTTCTATATTTTTATATTCTGAAATTTGACAAACAGATTTATTTTCAATATTTTCTGGATTTCTATTCTTATCTGTAACCAAAAAACCTGCCACTCCATCACTTTTATTACTTAACTCTAAATATTTCCATACTTTTTGCGCTACTTTTCCTGCACCCACAATATATATTGTATCGGCTTCTGCTATTAGCTCTTTAAATCCCTTTACAACAAAGGAATGATTCCATACTTTCGTATGATATATTCGCAAATCAGGATAATCCTTGCTTGTTTTTTTAAAAAAAGAATCCGGGTTCGTTAAGATTTCATTTAATGTCTCCCTTTCTTCTTTTCTCCAATCTTCCCAATCCAACCATTCTCTCTCGGACTCCCTAAATACTTTCATCATCTCCAGAAGAAACATATATTGATACGGCAACGCTATTCGATTATAGTTCCATAAGTATGCCCTATACTTTAGAAGCGTTTCTATCTTTAATAATTTTTCATATCGCTCTTGATTTATATTATCCATACGTTTTTGCTGCTCAATATAAGCTTCTATCTCATCAAACTCACCGCAGATGCAAAAAACCTTATCTTGGTTCTTTACCGAAGCTTCCATATTATCACGGCGGTAATTAATTACGGCATCCTTTATAAAATACACTTTATCTGCTTTCATAAAGGCCTTGAATGCAAAAGAAGTATCCTGGTAAGATGCTCCCGGTGTTTCTCTGAAATAAATATTATTTTCTTCCAAAAAAGTGTGCCTGTATATAGCACTCCAAATACTAGGAGTCATATAAAATACCTGATGTATATCATCAGATGAAAATATGCGATTATAAGGACAGCCCTCCAATACCTCATTAAACATAACGGGCAATGCCGAAGCTTCTTTAAAAATACTATAATTTGCCTTCACAATCTCTGCGTCCGTTCTTTCAGCTGCTTCAAACAGCTTCTGATACATATCTTTTTCTATAAAATCATCGCTTTCTACAATTCCGATATATTCTCCTCTGGCAATTTTAATTCCTTCATTTACAGAATTACCATATCCCGTATTCTTTTTGTCGATAATAATAAATCTTTTATCCTTATCGGCAAATCGGTGTAATATATCCAAAGAATTGTCCGTAGAGCCATCATTTACACAAATAATTTCTATATCCGTCAATGTCTGATTTTTTATACTCTGCAAACATTGCTCCAAGTATTTGCCTGTATTATATACAGGTACGATAATTGATATACAGGTCATATTTCTTCTCCGCTTCTATATCTTAATTTTACCCAAAATAACTTATAAAATCATTGTTATTATATAAATTAATCCGCTTAAAATCTCTTCCCAACGCTTCATCTATCTTTTCATTTATCATACGCTGAAAAATGAAACTTGATATTATAATAATATCTGCTTTCCCTTTTACATTATCAATATTTAATAATGGTCTTCCACAATATTCAGCATTTTCTTCCGTAATATATGAATCTATAAAGAAATAATCGCTTTCTATGTTGCCTATCAGCTCTTCATAGCGACCGAGCAGTTCTTGCGTATGTTTTCCAATACCATATATGCCCACTCGCATTTCACGCGAGCGAAAAGGAAGTGGCTTTATTTTTTCTGCAACTAACCTATTATACTTTTTTTCAATAGCAAAACTATTATTCAAAAGATTAATAATATGCTCCTTTTCACAATTAATCTTATTTTCCCTTATAAGGTTTATCAAATATAACTGACTTTTTAGTTTTACAAAAGAATCTTCCAGTTCTGTTTTAAAGGTTTGGCATGTTTCTAAAAAGATATTTATAATTATTTC encodes:
- a CDS encoding glycosyltransferase, yielding MTCISIIVPVYNTGKYLEQCLQSIKNQTLTDIEIICVNDGSTDNSLDILHRFADKDKRFIIIDKKNTGYGNSVNEGIKIARGEYIGIVESDDFIEKDMYQKLFEAAERTDAEIVKANYSIFKEASALPVMFNEVLEGCPYNRIFSSDDIHQVFYMTPSIWSAIYRHTFLEENNIYFRETPGASYQDTSFAFKAFMKADKVYFIKDAVINYRRDNMEASVKNQDKVFCICGEFDEIEAYIEQQKRMDNINQERYEKLLKIETLLKYRAYLWNYNRIALPYQYMFLLEMMKVFRESEREWLDWEDWRKEERETLNEILTNPDSFFKKTSKDYPDLRIYHTKVWNHSFVVKGFKELIAEADTIYIVGAGKVAQKVWKYLELSNKSDGVAGFLVTDKNRNPENIENKSVCQISEYKNIEKNSLIILAVKEKDQYDLLRMLEQYNDVNIVLIDKVIESLLD